Proteins encoded together in one Penicillium digitatum chromosome 1, complete sequence window:
- a CDS encoding Phosphoglucomutase PgmA: MSVQTVSIQPFTDQKPGTSGLRKKVKVFQQANYSESFITSILLSIPEGVEGSFLVIGGDGRYYNPEVISKIAKISAAYGVKKLLIGQHGIMSTPAASNLIRVRKATGGILLTASHNPGGPENDFGIKYNLANGAPAPEGVTNKIFETAKALTSYKYLDVPDVDTSTIGTKHYGPLEVEIVHSTADYVTMMKEIFDFDLIKEFLSSHKDFKVLFDGMHGVTGPYGVDIFVKELGLPASSTMNCQPKPDFGGGHPDPNLVYAHELVEAVDANGVHFGAASDGDGDRNMIYGANSFVSPGDSLAIIAHHAKLIPYFQKQGVYGLARSMPTSGAVDRVAKAQGLQSYEVPTGWKFFCNLFDEKKMSICGEESFGTGSNHIREKDGLWAVVAWLNIIAGVAKQKPSETPSIGSIQNEFWQTYGRTFFTRYDYENVDSEGANKVVGTLSELVANRDTFVGSEIAGRKVVDAGNFSYTDLDGSVSKNQGLYTKFDDGSRIVVRLSGTGSSGATIRLYIERYEADKSKFGLTAQEYLADNISLALSLLKFKEYVGREEPDVRT; encoded by the exons ATGTCTGTCCAGACGGTCTCCATCCAGCCTTTCACCGACCAGAAGCCTGGAAC CTCCGGTCTTCGcaagaaggtcaaggtcTTCCAGCAGGCCAACTACTCCGAATCCTTCATTACCAGCATTCTTCTGTCGATCCCTGAGGGTGTTGAGGGTTCTTTCCTCGTTATTGGTGGTGATGGTCGTTACTACAATCCCGAGGTCATCTCCAAGATCGCAAAGATCAGTGCCGCTTATGGCGTAAAGAAGCTCTTGATTGGACAACATGGTATCATGAGTACCCCGGCTGCTAGCAACCTCATTCGCGTGCGAAAGGCAACCGGTGGTATCCTCTTGACTGCCAGTCACAACCCCGGTG GCCCCGAGAACGACTTTGGTATCAAGTACAACTTGGCCAATGGTGCTCCTGCCCCCGAAGGCGTTACCAACAAGATCTTCGAGACTGCCAAAGCCCTGACCTCCTACAAATACCTCGATGTTCCCGATGTTGACACCTCCACCATCGGCACCAAGCACTACGGCCCCCTCGAGGTTGAGATCGTTCACTCTACTGCGGACTACGTGACTATGATGAAAGAGATCTTCGATTTCGATTTGATCAAGGAGTTCCTCAGCTCGCACAAGGACTTCAAGGTCCTGTTCGACGGCATGCACGGTGTGACCGGGCCCTACGGCGTGGATATCTTCGTCAAGGAACTTGGTCTGCCCGCCAGCAGCACAATGAACTGCCAGCCCAAGCCGGACTTTGGCGGCGGTCACCCTGACCCCAACCTCGTGTACGCCCACGAGCTCGTCGAGGCCGTCGACGCCAACGGCGTGCACTTCGGTGCCGCCAGTGATGGTGACGGTGACCGTAACATGATCTACGGTGCCAACAGCTTCGTCTCCCCTGGTGACAGCTTGGCCATCATCGCCCACCACGCCAAGCTCATCCCCTACTTCCAGAAGCAGGGTGTTTACGGCCTGGCTCGCTCAATGCCCACATCCGGAGCTGTAGACCGTGTGGCTAAGGCCCAAGGCCTGCAGAGCTACGAGGTGCCCACCGGCTGGAAGTTCTTCTGCAACCTGTTCGACGAGAAGAAGATGTCGATCTGTGGTGAAGAGAGCTTCGGCACTGGTAGCAACCACATCCGCGAGAAGGATGGCCTGTGGGCCGTCGTGGCCTGGTTAAACATCATTGCCGGTGTTGCCAAGCAGAAGCCCAGCGAGACTCCTAGCATTGGCTCCATCCAGAACGAGTTCTGGCAGACCTACGGGCGCACCTTCTTCACCCGCTACGACTACGAGAACGTCGACAGCGAGGGCGCCAACAAGGTCGTCGGCACTCTGTCCGAATTGGTTGCCAACCGGGACACTTTTGTGGGCTCGGAGATCGCCGGCCGCAAGGTTGTCGACGCCGGCAACTTCTCCTACACTGACCTCGACGGCAGCGTCTCTAAGAACCAGGGGCTGTACACCAAGTTCGATGATGGTAGCCGTATTGTCGTTCGTCTATCCGGTACCGGCAGCAGCGGTGCTACTATCCGTCTGTACATTGAGCGTTACGAGGCCGACAAGTCCAAGTTCGGTCTCACTGCTCAGGAGTACCTGGCTGATAATATCTCGCTGGCCCTCTCTCTACTCAAGTTCAAGGAGTACGTTGGCCGCGAGGAGCCTGATGTTAGAACCTAA
- a CDS encoding Galactose-proton symport, putative yields MVQEAITQMGLGQRSRNDQTGAEKGYFEQIDLQNNVSARIKNPLANLTKNQVLRNVEEFAEEYNVTDILPELKKGALVARDPTEFETVAELTEPELTALRDEGLHKWRQPRSLYFTIILCSIGAAVQGWDQTGSNGANLSFPDAFGISEDPQKSSQAGRNLWLVGVINAAPYIASACLGCWLSDPCNRVLGRRGTIFISSIFCVLTPIGSAVTQNWVQLFVVRLLLGIGMGLKASTIPIFCAENTPAVIRGGLVMSWQLWTAFGIFLGFSANLAVKDAGKISWRLQLGSAFIPAIPLLFGVYFCPESPRWYIRRGEMGKAYRSLCRLRNTPLQAARDLYYIHAQIKIEMDLIGKSNYVTRFIELFTVPRVRRATLASFVVMIAQQMCGINIVAFYSSTVFKNAGANDTQALFASWGFGLVNFAFAFPAIWTIDTYGRRNLLLFTFPQMAWTLLGAAFCFWTPEGTGHLASIAIFIFLFAAFYSPGEGPVPFTYSAEVFPLSHREVGMSWAVATCLGWAAVLSITFPKMLSAMTATGAFGFYAGLNVTAMVMIFLWVPETKQRTLEELDYIFAVPTRVHMKYQVTKALPYWFKRYVFRQNIELAPLYQFDHLAGGNEDVAMSRTQSVVSDHVKS; encoded by the exons ATGGTTCAGGAGGCCATTACTCAGATGGGCTTAGGCCAGCG TTCCAGAAACGACCAAACCGGTGCTGAGAAGGGTTACTTCGAGCAAATTGATCTTCAGAATAATGTTTCAGCCAG GATCAAGAATCCTTTGGCCAACTTGACCAAGAATCAGGTGCTCCGCAATGTGGAAGAGTTTGCAGAGGAGTACAACGTGACCGACATCCTACCCGAGTTGAAAAAAGGAGCCCTGGTTGCGCGTGATCCTACAGAATTCGAGACGGTGGCAGAATTGACCGAGCCGGAGCTCACTGCCCTACGTGACGAAGGGCTTCACAAATGGCGTCAGCCTAGATCTCTCTACTTCACCATCATCCTGTGCTCTATTGGTGCAGCGGTGCA AGGATGGGACCAGACTGGATCCAATGGTGCTAACTTGTCCTTCCCCGATGCGTTTGGCATTTCAGAAGATCCCCAAAAGAGCTCTCAGGCCGGTCGGAACCTGTGGCTTGTCGGCGTGATCAATGCTGCTCCCTATATCGCTAGTGCTTGCCTTGGATGTTGGCTCTCCGACCCATGTAATCGGGTCCTGGGCCGTCGCGGTACAATCTTCATCTCATCGATATTTTGCGTCCTCACCCCTATTGGCTCTGCAGTGACCCAGAACTGGGTACAGTTGTTCGTGGTCCGTCTCCTACTGGGGATTGGAATGGGCTTGAAGGCCTCCACAATTCCAATCTTTTGTGCTGAGAACACTCCTGCTGTTATTCGCGGTGGTCTGGTCATGTCCTGGCAGCTGTGGACCGCTTTTGGCATTTTCCTTGGCTTCAGTGCCAACCTTGCTGTCAAGGATGCCGGTAAGATATCCTGGCGCCTACAACTTGGATCGGCCTTTATTCCGGCTATCCCTCTCCTATTCGGTGTCTACTTCTGTCCAGAGTCACCTCGCTGGTACATTCGACGGGGCGAGATGGGTAAGGCATACCGGTCTCTGTGTCGCCTCCGGAACACGCCTTTGCAAGCTGCTCGCGACCTTTACTACATCCATGCTCAGATAAAGATTGAGATGGATTTAATTGGCAAGAGCAACTATGTCACCCGCTTCATTGAGCTCTTCACTGTTCCCCGCGTTCGCCGTGCCACTCTTGCTTCGTTCGTTGTCATGATCGCCCAGCAGATGTGTGGTATCAACATCGTTGCTTTTTACTCATCGACTGTCTTCAAGAACGCCGGTGCAAATGATACACAGGCTTTGTTTGCTTCCTGGGGATTTGGCTTGGTTAACTTTGCATTCGCCTTCCCTGCTATCTGGACTATCGATACATATGGCCGCCGGAATTTGTTGTTGTTCACTTTCCCACAGATGGCATGGACTTTGCTTGGTGCTGCTTTCTGTTTCTGGACTCCCGAGGGTACGGGTCACCTGGCTTCGATCGctatcttcatcttcctgttCGCCGCATTCTACTCGCCTGGTGAAGGGCCCGTGCCGTTCACATATTCAGCGGAGGTATTCCCTCTTTCCCATCGTG AGGTCGGCATGTCCTGGGCCGTGGCAACCTGCCTAGGTTGGGCTGCCGTGCTTTCAATCACGTTTCCCAAAATGTTGAGTGCAATGACTGCCACTGGAGCATTCGGGTTTTACGC TGGTCTGAACGTGACTGCAATGGTCATGATTTTCCTCTGGGTCCCCGAAACCAAGCAGCGCACTCTCGAAGAGCTGGATTATATCTTCGCAGTTCCTACTCGAGTGCACATGAAGTATCAAGTCACCAAAGCGCTACCGTACTGGTTCAAACGCTATGTTTTCCGCCAGAATATTGAGCTGGCGCCTCTTTACCAGTTCGACCATCTAGCGGGTGGTAATGAGGATGTGGCCATGTCGCGGACACAAAGTGTAGTCTCTGACCATGTGAAGTCGTAG
- a CDS encoding Polynucleotidyl transferase, ribonuclease H fold — protein sequence MLRSTFLPAAALRSVLAQPGFLHQPRISPIRHKSTMPLERSTEPLVWIDCEMTGLNPETDKILQICCFITDAQLNLLEPTGFETVIHVPDSTLDAMSQWCIDTHGRTGLTAAVRASTTSPSTAADALLAYIRQHVPVPRTALLAGNSVHADKAFLARAPYSQVLDHLHYRILDVSSLKEAARRWGSDQMIAQVPPKREVHLARDDILESIEEMRFYKEKLFG from the exons ATGCTTAGAAGTACATTTCTACCTGCAGCTGCATTGCGCAGTGTTCTGGCCCAGCCCGGCTTTCTCCACCAA CCCAGAATAAGCCCCATTCGCCACAAATCCACGATGCCACTCGAACGCTCAACAGAGCCTTTGGTCTGGATTGACTGCGAG ATGACAGGCCTGAACCCAGAAACCGACAAGATCCTCCAGATCTGCTGTTTCATCACAGATGCCCAACTAAACCTCCTCGAACCGACCGGCTTCGAAACCGTCATCCACGTCCCAGACTCTACCCTCGACGCGATGTCGCAGTGGTGTATCGACACACACGGCCGCACGGGCCTCACCGCCGCCGTGCGCGCCTCGAccacctccccctccaccgcCGCAGACGCTCTTCTCGCCTACATCCGCCAGCACGTCCCGGTCCCGCGTACTGCCCTCCTCGCCGGAAATAGTGTCCACGCTGATAAGGCCTTCCTTGCCCGTGCGCCGTACTCGCAGGTGCTGGATCATCTGCATTACCGCATTCTGGATGTTAGTTCTTTGAAGGAGGCGGCGCGAAGGTGGGGGAGCGATCAGATGATTGCGCAGGTCCCACCTAAACGGGAAGTTCATCTTGCCAGGGATGATATTCTTGAAAGTATTGAGGAGATGCGATTTTACAAGGAGAAGCTCTTTGGGTGA
- a CDS encoding NAD binding Rossmann fold oxidoreductase, putative — translation MKEPIPPPPYLDDVPISPLSSSRQLRFLIIGAGSRGNAYARAVTIVTPGIIHAIAEPHAFKRRELGRKYIWGESKSSKEGQEFTDWREWVQWELERRKRASQNNDDNAANANSTPVGVDGVFICTLDDTHVEILQALAPFQIHILCEKPLALSLDDCLTVYRALQPPEGADNTPQAPKNIFSIGHVLRYSPHNILLRKLLLTERVIGDIVSLEHCEPVGWWHFSHSYVRGNWRRATAAGDGSLLTKSCHDIDFILWLLCSPPSPEKAPKQAQQPHLPRSISSVGTMTQFRRKRKPISAGNATNCLSCPAERDCNYSAVKIYNDRHLATGHTAWPVDIVCPDIEDVFRAQGDKAAESLLLSRLAEDYDRDAVSDADMAARPWYGRCVYEADNDVCDDQVVTFNWDDEEAAPHRLAKTASFHMIAPTEKQCERRGRVYGTIGEVSYDSTTISVFDFATAKTTVFDVPKPPPGQNESHGGGDFGLARQFVSAVEAVEGGLDVETAQATFVGCSLEEAVRSHAVVFAAEEARREERVVKWKSWWEEKLRVSAAAWKA, via the coding sequence ATGAAAGAACCAATCCCACCTCCCCCGTACCTGGATGATGTTCCCATATCCCCACTATCATCATCGAGGCAACTGCGCTTCCTTATCATCGGTGCCGGCTCTCGCGGAAACGCCTACGCTCGTGCCGTCACAATTGTAACACCGGGTATAATTCACGCAATCGCTGAGCCCCACGCATTTAAACGACGTGAATTGGGGCGAAAATATATATGGGGGGAATCCAAATCCTCTAAAGAGGGCCAGGAATTTACAGATTGGCGCGAATGGGTACAGTGGGAGCTCGAGCGACGGAAGCGGGCGAGTCAAAACAACGATGATAACGCAGCAAATGCCAACTCAACTCCCGTGGGTGTAGATGGAGTCTTTATCTGCACACTAGACGATACACATGTTGAAATCCTACAGGCGCTCGCCCCGTTCCAGATACACATCCTCTGCGAGAAGCCACTAGCCCTCTCGCTGGACGACTGTCTAACGGTATACCGAGCTCTCCAACCACCAGAAGGCGCAGACAATACCCCTCAAGCTCCAAAGAACATATTCTCTATCGGCCATGTCCTCCGCTACAGCCCGCACAACATCCTACTCCGCAAGCTTCTCCTGACAGAGCGCGTAATCGGCGATATAGTCTCCCTGGAACACTGCGAGCCTGTAGGCTGGTGGCACTTCTCGCACAGCTATGTCCGAGGCAACTGGCGGCGCGCAACAGCAGCCGGCGACGGCTCCCTCCTCACAAAATCCTGCCATGACATCGACTTCATCCTCTGGCTTCTTTGCTCCCCGCCCTCACCCGAAAAAGCCCCCAAGCAGGCTCAACAGCCGCACTTACCGCGCTCGATCTCCTCCGTCGGCACGATGACGCAGTTCCGCCGAAAGCGCAAGCCCATCTCCGCAGGTAATGCTACAAACTGTCTCTCCTGCCCCGCTGAGCGTGACTGTAACTACAGCGCGGTTAAAATATATAACGATCGCCACCTCGCGACCGGTCACACGGCTTGGCCGGTTGACATTGTCTGCCCGGATATCGAGGATGTGTTCCGTGCCCAAGGTGACAAAGCTGCCGAATCGCTGCTTCTCTCCCGCCTTGCCGAGGACTATGACCGGGATGCAGTGTCGGATGCGGACATGGCTGCGCGGCCTTGGTACGGGCGGTGCGTCTACGAAGCCGATAATGATGTCTGCGACGATCAGGTTGTAACGTTTAATTGGGATGATGAAGAGGCGGCGCCGCATCGGCTTGCTAAAACGGCAAGCTTCCATATGATTGCGCCTACAGAGAAACAGTGTGAGCGACGGGGCCGGGTGTATGGCACTATTGGTGAAGTTTCGTATGATAGTACAACGATTTCTGTATTTGATTTTGCCACGGCGAAGACTACTGTCTTTGACGTACCGAAGCCGCCGCCGGGGCAGAACGAGTCGCATGGCGGTGGGGATTTTGGGCTTGCGAGGCAGTTTGTTAGTGCTGTTGAGGCAGTTGAGGGGGGATTGGACGTTGAGACGGCGCAAGCGACGTTTGTTGGGTGTTCACTTGAGGAGGCGGTGCGGAGCCATGCTGTTGTTTTTGCGGCCGAAGAGGcgaggagagaagagagggTTGTGAAATGGAAGAGCTGGTGGGAGGAGAAGTTAAGAGTTTCTGCCGCTGCGTGGAAGGCATAA
- a CDS encoding Exonuclease, RNase T/DNA polymerase III, which yields MPCFKGLAVSIHTPDGPIPEYSIQRHSRASRIGCFIPVPPPKIPETGSGKAEQSTFAISVTLLNPEQDVPYSTPKPTPECPSPKPKVVGKLPGEPGQIAGTVAPYQGLTNSANETVAAYIYFDGRQKEEVATLLRRGEETWVNSRWVSIPESEGGGIAEREFLFREVGLERWLNGLDLEGKDAAAKIERRRQKIEKRRAKRATEEDPTAMEMEDSHPAKSKTIMRYGNDEKSPLEDVSDDDLSSDSDDDDPIPETAGQIKVALFRVLASGEIKRGEYSPQFDAHDDEEGAQDNSGGGDADVDHTTSFAKPKSLDPKTISTQTVTGIDPTDKPYAVFTFMYRGERQLQKMGILKDPKVQETPASAKRKSIQADFANLGPIKPGGSVGFLNFRDNEPKPRNGKSADDMDSDDDDTDNPILGKADDEEAKDDDRFLSPDDIQRQGELAESLRKIRLKRQHSAEPPGGSVGDSADTPASGSGSTPPANERSETPPKAAATGSANGPPEPSQSFAELEDGLFGSPLKKQRASVSTADENALRRRIAESSGRINEVLGSSAPMETTLTSPKMFADGFSLTPDLSAGPPENDEEEL from the exons ATGCCCTGCTTCAAAGGGCTTGCCGTGAGCATCCATACACCCGATGGCCCGATCCCCGAATATTCCATTCAACGCCACTCTCGAGCTTCGCGTATAGGCTGTTTCATTCCTGTTCCTCCACCCAAAATCCCTGAAACTGGGTCCGGCAAAGCGGAACAATCAACTTTCGCCATTTCCGTCACCCTCCTAAACCCTGAGCAAGATGTTCCGTACTCGACCCCAAAGCCGACACCAGAATGCCCCTCGCCGAAACCAAAAGTGGTGGGCAAATTGCCCGGTGAGCCAGGCCAAATCGCCGGAACGGTCGCACCTTACCAGGGCTTGACAAACTCGGCGAACGAGACCGTGGCTGCATACATCTACTTTGACGGAAGACAGAAGGAGGAGGTGGCTACACTATTGCGACGAGGGGAAGAGACATGGGTGAATTCACGCTGGGTCAGCATTCCGGAAAGCGAAGGCGGGGGAATTGCCGAGCGCGAATTCTTGTTCCGCGAGGTCGGTCTGGAGCGCTGGCTCAATGGACTGGACCTGGAAGGCAAGGATGCTGCAGCCAAGATCGAGCGGAGGCGACAAAAGATTGAGAAACGACGTGCAAAGCGCGCTACTGAAGAGGATCCGACCGCCATGGAAATGGAGGATAGCCATCCGGCCAAGTCCAAGACCATTATGCGATACGGAAACGACGAGAAGTCGCCCCTCGAGGATGTCTCAGACGACGACCTCTCCTCCGACTCTGACGATGATGATCCAATTCCCGAGACAGCGGGTCAGATTAAGGTTGCTTTGTTCCGAGTTTTGGCGTCGGGAGAAATCAAGCGGGGCGAGTACTCTCCGCAGTTTGATGCGCACGACGATGAGGAGGGTGCTCAGGATAACAGCGGGGGAGGAGACGCCGATGTTGACCACACCACAAGTTTTGCGAAGCCCAAGTCACTCGACCCGAAGACCATTAGTACGCAGACTGTTACTGGTATTGATCCAACGGATAAACCGTACGCTGTTTTCACTTTCATGTACCGTGGTGAAC GTCAATTGCAGAAGATGGGTATCCTGAAAGATCCCAAGGTGCAAGAGACGCCTGCTTCCGCCAAGCGCAAGTCCATACAAGCTGATTTCGCAAACCTCGGCCCTATCAAGCCTGGAGGCTCGGTTGGATTCCTTAATTTCCGGGACAACGAACCCAAGCCGCGAAATGGCAAGAGCGCCGATGACATGGACAGCGATGACGACGACACCGATAACCCCATACTTGGCAAGGCAGACGACGAAGAAGCCAAGGATGACGATCGGTTCCTGTCCCCAGATGACATTCAACGCCAGGGAGAGTTGGCGGAGAGCCTGCGGAAGATTCGA CTCAAACGTCAGCATTCCGCCGAACCACCTGGAGGCAGTGTCGGTGACTCTGCCGATACGCCGGCTTCCGGATCTGGATCCACACCCCCTGCAAACGAGCGCTCAGAAACGCCGCCAAAGGCTGCCGCAACTGGATCTGCAAATGGCCCCCCGGAGCCTTCTCAGTCATTTGCTGAACTAGAAGATGGCCTTTTTGGTAGTCCGCTGAAGAAGCAGCGTGCGAGTGTCTCGACTGCAGATGAGAATGCCCTCAGACGCCGGATCGCAGAGTCTTCCGGTAGAATCAATGAAGTTCTAGGTTcttccgctccaatggaaaCCACTTTGACCAGTCCGAAGATGTTTGCAGATGGGTTCAGTCTTACCCCTGATCTTTCCGCAGGACCACCAGAAAATGACGAGGAGGAGTTGTAA
- a CDS encoding Major facilitator superfamily domain, general substrate transporter — protein MVRFSQPSKEDPVTKRIAGLLSYYLAPVLGSVGINKAADQAAVNVSLNVWNFLLAAAGALASARFGRRILWLISTGAMIVFLSMSTLAAGLFAERHLSAAGIAVVPLLFLFYGAFDIAYAPLFISYPAEILPFQLRAKGIAVTLSMDAVACFFNQYVNPVAFTAIGWKYYCVFLGCLVVFLGLIYFLFPETRGRSLEEIAMIFDKAEELESDSQKKIKTRWTETKRHI, from the coding sequence ATGGTACGCTTTTCACAACCTTCAAAAGAAGACCCTGTCACTAAAAGGATCGCAGGTCTTCTATCCTACTACCTTGCACCGGTTCTTGGTTCAGTGGGAATTAACAAAGCAGCCGATCAAGCAGCTGTGAACGTCAGCCTCAATGTCTGGAACTTCCTCCTTGCAGCAGCCGGTGCCCTCGCATCGGCGCGATTCGGCCGCCGCATTCTATGGCTTATTTCTACGGGGGCCATGATTGTCTTCCTGTCCATGTCCACACTGGCTGCTGGTCTCTTTGCTGAACGGCATCTTTCTGCTGCTGGAATTGCGGTGGTTCCACTCCTATTTCTCTTTTATGGGGCATTTGACATTGCTTATGCGCCTTTGTTCATCTCCTACCCAGCTGAGATCCTGCCGTTCCAACTGCGTGCCAAGGGCATTGCTGTCACCCTTTCGATGGATGCTGTGGCTTGTTTCTTCAACCAATATGTCAACCCGGTGGCATTTACGGCGATTGGATGGAAGTACTACTGTGTCTTTCTTGGTTGTCTGGTAGTGTTCTTGGGTCTAATATACTTCCTCTTCCCCGAAACGAGAGGACGGTCTTTGGAAGAGATTGCTATGATTTTCGACAAGGCTGAGGAATTGGAGAGTGATAGCCAAAAGAAGATAAAGACGAGATGGACCGAAACTAAAAGACACATATAA
- a CDS encoding L-lysine 6-monooxygenase/L-ornithine 5-monooxygenase produces MSSSRELPDDHEIRDVIIIGAGPCGLAVAARLSEETPSAVFTDEEHQRYHWIKKHSGKMNLVQARHGKIKGVRAVKWDSERGCPCDDGQQRRTSTESISSVPSLSSASSTSSTSSTSSISTLVLDGSGDKWMQRWNNAFRTLEIKQLRSPMFFHVDPGDRDGMLAYAQEQGRDSDLWEIPGCVGKEMSKHKKKKRRQGGKTQTIGGEIDERDRKDYFSPSTDLFSDYCSSIIQRYGLDEPGKILQREATNLSYNYLSDSSESKVFTVTTSTGEKFYSRSVVLAIGPGGAGVSKIYPWKPSTEQEGAAACCHSTEIKSFPSPNVQNKIQRRQETNVVVVGGGLSSAQIVDMAVRKGVTKVWFLLRSGMKVKHFDISLPWMGKYKNWEKAAFWSADTDEERLEMIQTARNGGSITPSYTRIVKQHAAKHRASIHPCTKIVSHEYNPVTQTWTLTTDPPIPDLPEIDYIYFATGVRADVREIPLLREMNDQYPIEVKAGLPCLTNDLSWRDDVPLFMTGRLASLRLGPGAPNLEGARVGAERVAWGMEELLHKGRDVGGQCEGFCGLGNRYASLLGECGE; encoded by the exons ATGTCCTCATCTCGGGAATTACCAGATGATCATGAGATCCGCGACGTAATAATCATCGGTGCAGGACCATGCGGCCTCGCCGTTGCCGCACGCCTAAGCGAAGAAACACCATCGGCAGTATTCACAGACGAAGAACATCAGCGCTACCACTGGATCAAGAAGCATAGCGGAAAGATGAATCTGGTACAAGCACGACATGGCAAGATCAAAGGAGTGCGAGCCGTAAAATGGGACAGTGAGCGTGGATGTCCTTGTGATGATGGCCAGCAACGGCGTACCTCAACTGAATCTATATCTTCTGTGCCATCACTGTCGTCCGCCTCGTCAACCTCGTCGACATCATCGACATCATCGATTTCAACTCTCGTTCTCGACGGCTCTGGTGATAAATGGATGCAACGGTGGAACAATGCGTTCCGCACGCTGGAAATCAAACAGCTCCGCAGCCCGATGTTTTTCCATGTTGATCCCGGGGATCGGGATGGCATGCTGGCTTATGCACAGGAGCAGGGGCGGGATTCAGATCTCTGGGAAATCCCCGGATGCGTTGGGAAGGAGATGAGCAAGcataagaagaagaagaggaggcaGGGTGGAAAAACTCA AACCATTGGAGGTGAGATTGATGAACGAGATCGGAAAGATTACTTCTCTCCTTCCACGGATCTTTTTTCGGATTATTGTTCGTCGATCATCCAGCGGTATGGTCTGGATGAGCCCGGCAAGATCTTGCAGCGCGAGGCCACGAATCTCTCATATAATTATCTCTCTGACAGCTCGGAGTCGAAGGTGTTCACtgtcaccacctccacaggAGAAAAGTTTTACAGTCGGTCTGTCGTCCTGGCTATCGGACCGGGTGGAGCAGGTGTGTCGAAGATTTATCCGTGGAAACCGTCGACAGAACAAGAGGGCGCCGCAGCATGTTGTCACAGTACAGAGATCAAATCATTCCCCAGTCCCAATGTACAGAACAAGATCCAGCGACGACAAGAGACTAATGTGGTCGTTGTTGGAGGTGGGCTATCATCAGCACAGATTGTTGATATGGCGGTTCGCAAAGGCGTGACAAAAGTGTGGTTCTTGTTGCGGTCCGGCATGAAGG TCAAACATTTCGACATCAGTCTGCCTTGGATGGGCAAGTACAAGAACTGGGAGAAAGCAGCCTTCTGGTCTGCGGACACCGACGAAG AGCGCCTTGAGATGATCCAAACCGCTCGCAACGGCGGTAGCATTACACCAAGCTACACAAGGATTGTAAAGCAACATGCAGCTAAACACCGAGCCTCAATCCACCCTTGCACGAAAATAGTATCCCACGAGTACAATCCAGTCACCCAAACCTGGACCCTAACAACCGACCCACCAATCCCCGATCTCCCTGAAATAGACTACATCTACTTCGCAACCGGAGTGCGTGCGGACGTGCGCGAGATACCCCTGCTTCGCGAGATGAACGACCAATACCCGATCGAGGTCAAGGCAGGTCTCCCGTGTCTAACGAACGACCTGTCGTGGCGGGATGACGTACCGTTGTTCATGACAGGCCGCTTGGCATCTCTCCGGCTTGGGCCCGGGGCGCCGAATCTCGAGGGCGCGAGGGTGGGCGCGGAACGTGTTGCGTGGGGCATGGAGGAGTTGCTCCACAAGGGAAGGGATGTTGGTGGGCAGTGTGAAGGGTTCTGTGGGCTTGGGAATCGGTATGCTTCGCTGCTTGGGGAGTGTGGTGAATGA